From Fibrobacter sp. UWT2:
GCACTTGTATTCGGGTCATTTATACCATTAAAAGGAGCCGTATTCAGCAAGCTTTGTCTATAGCTACTTTTAGCAATTTGGGAAGCGGAACCCATAATCTGCTTCAAATTTGCAACTTCACTAGAATTTAAAGATAAAAGACTTATTGCCTGATTATCATCGATCAAGTCTTTGGCTTTAGCAATCCTAACATCATTGTTAGAATCTTTAACAAACAGGGTGCGGATGTTCGTATTTGCCCATTTTTGATAGTCCGAACTCGAAACAAATATACTTGCGGCATTTACATTCAACTGGAGCGCTTCCTGATTCCAGTCATCTGCCGTAGCATCCATCATAAGTCTCGGTTCAAGTTGCTCAATCCTGCAATCAAAACGATTGTTTTTCTTGAACATTTTGTTCTTTTTAGAATTAGACATAGGAACCCCTTAGGAAATCTGTTTGTTGAAATTTTACTTATAATAACACTTCTATTAGTAATCTCTTACACAACGAACATAAAAATAATTACCATTCTTTACAGCAGTACTGCTATGCTTGGCATAGTTCTCACTTAAGTCTTCCACAAAAATCCACGATGGATCTCTTTCGACTGGATAATGAAAGGTTGCTAAACCCCAATTTTCTTTGTAGGTTTTCATCTGGAAAAGCACAGACATTCCTGTTGAATTTACATATCGTTTGTTCAACTTCCAATTCACCTTTGATGCTAAATCTTCCCCTGCAGATGAAGTGAAGTTTTTCCATTCATAGGCGTTCATTATATGCCACTTGTCAGGGCAAATACCTTGGTGTATCCGCGTATCGCCGCCCACGGTATCTTTCCAAAGCACAGAATCATACTTGGCGGGGAGTGCCATAGCCTCGCTCCATGTGTACCTGCCGCCCCAGCCATTGTTGCAGAACCATTCGTCATTCAAGTCGCAATACTTTTCCACCTTGGCATCATCGTGTATTTTTATACTGGTGTCAATCATCTCACCGTAGTTCAGGTTCTGGGCAAACACCTCAATTAAAACATCGTCAACAAGTCTTCCGTCACTACCGCGCAAATGGAGAATTGTCGTCTTATACACCTGATGATCTCTCGGATCTTCAAATTCACTATAAACAGGTTCATATTCTGTAGCGAACAAACTATCCATCACTGGGTATTCTTTGGGTTTCTCCGCACATACAGTCGAGTCAATAGTCCACATCCAATCCACACAACTAAAAAAAACTGTACACAACCTATCAATAGTTGTTGTAGTTGCACCATTTTCACATTCATGATAAATATATGAACTACTACTTGATAACGAATCGTCTCTCTTGGATGATGAACTAGCATCGTTTTTCCTACTAGACGAAGACAAGCTATTTGATTTGGCATCACTCGACGTCCCAACATCCTTTTCATCAGAGGATTCAATCTTTTTAGAAGAACTACTTGATTCATCTTCACAATCTTTACAGATTGAAGATGAAGAATCAACCGCCGCATTCTCATCCGGTCCATTGCTAGAAGCCGACGAAGAATCATCACATCCCCAAAGGCCGATTCCGCCAAACACGGCTAAGAAAAGTAGAGTCTTGAACTTGTTCATAATTTGTACTCCTATTATTAAACTTTTGTGTTGCCACTGCCACGCAGATTGTCCGGGTCTATGGAGAGCAGGGCTTGAATATCCGCAGCGCTCAGCGGCGCGGACTGTTGTATTTCAAAATTTTTCTGTGGGTTTATTATCAAGTCCTTGTTTACGGACTTGACTATTTCGCCGGAATCTTCTGCCACATACAGCCCCGTCTCGGGATTACGGACAAATTCCGTATTGGCAAGCTGCTTGATGCTCGCCCTGGTCAAGAAGTCGGCGTCGTTTGGGGTCACATTGA
This genomic window contains:
- a CDS encoding FISUMP domain-containing protein, encoding MNKFKTLLFLAVFGGIGLWGCDDSSSASSNGPDENAAVDSSSSICKDCEDESSSSSKKIESSDEKDVGTSSDAKSNSLSSSSRKNDASSSSKRDDSLSSSSSYIYHECENGATTTTIDRLCTVFFSCVDWMWTIDSTVCAEKPKEYPVMDSLFATEYEPVYSEFEDPRDHQVYKTTILHLRGSDGRLVDDVLIEVFAQNLNYGEMIDTSIKIHDDAKVEKYCDLNDEWFCNNGWGGRYTWSEAMALPAKYDSVLWKDTVGGDTRIHQGICPDKWHIMNAYEWKNFTSSAGEDLASKVNWKLNKRYVNSTGMSVLFQMKTYKENWGLATFHYPVERDPSWIFVEDLSENYAKHSSTAVKNGNYFYVRCVRDY